One segment of Gammaproteobacteria bacterium DNA contains the following:
- a CDS encoding NAD(P)-dependent oxidoreductase, translating to MEHTLKGKTLFITGASRGIGAAIALRAAADGANIVIAAKSAQPNPKLPGTIHTMAAEVEKAGGRALAIQTDVRNEESVHAAVAQAAKHFGGIDILVNNASAIWLAGTADTPMKRFDLMIAVNLRGTFLCSQTALPQLLQAANPHILNLAPPPNLAPKWFARHTAYTISKYGMSLCTLGMATEFAGRVAVNALWPRTVIATAAIAMLGGRVAAEQCRTPEIVADAAHAILTRDARTCSGNFFIDDEVLREEGVTELDKYAVRPGSPLTPDLFLD from the coding sequence ATGGAACACACGCTTAAGGGCAAAACCCTGTTCATCACCGGCGCGAGCCGCGGCATCGGCGCAGCCATTGCACTGCGTGCGGCGGCCGACGGCGCCAACATCGTGATTGCCGCCAAATCCGCACAGCCCAATCCCAAGCTGCCCGGCACCATCCACACGATGGCGGCCGAAGTGGAAAAGGCCGGCGGACGCGCGCTGGCCATTCAGACCGACGTGCGCAACGAGGAATCCGTGCATGCGGCGGTCGCCCAGGCGGCGAAACACTTCGGCGGCATTGACATCCTGGTGAACAACGCCAGCGCCATCTGGCTCGCGGGTACCGCCGATACGCCCATGAAGCGCTTCGATCTGATGATAGCGGTGAATCTGCGCGGAACCTTCCTGTGTTCACAAACCGCATTGCCACAGTTGTTGCAGGCCGCGAATCCGCATATTCTCAATCTTGCGCCACCGCCCAATCTCGCGCCCAAATGGTTCGCGAGACACACCGCCTACACCATTTCCAAGTACGGCATGAGCCTGTGCACGCTCGGCATGGCCACGGAATTTGCCGGACGCGTGGCGGTTAACGCGCTCTGGCCGCGCACCGTGATCGCCACGGCAGCCATCGCCATGCTTGGCGGGCGCGTGGCGGCGGAGCAATGCCGTACACCGGAAATCGTCGCCGATGCCGCGCATGCCATCCTTACGCGGGATGCCCGGACCTGTTCAGGTAATTTTTTCATTGATGACGAAGTGCTGCGCGAGGAAGGCGTAACCGAACTGGACAAGTATGCTGTCAGACCCGGCAGCCCCTTGACGCCTGACCTGTTTCTCGACTGA
- a CDS encoding sulfurtransferase, with the protein MRYTTLIDAKTLARQLNSGWCIFDCRFALSDPSAGERAYAAGHIPGARYLHLDRDLASPVTPASGRHPLPDAEILAAKLAGAGVGADTQVVAYDDAAGAFAARLWWLLRWLGHPQVAVLDGGWAEWLREGRPVSHEPPPESARGNFRARPDDRKWLSSGSVLRRVHAGIGRLLDARAAERFRGEQEPIDAVAGHVPSAVNLPYLGNISGNGRFQSAETLRTRFLAAFAGAASGETVCMCGSGVTACHNLLAMEVAGLSGGRLYAGSWSEWIRDPSRPVARGPW; encoded by the coding sequence ATGCGATACACCACGCTGATTGATGCGAAAACCCTGGCACGGCAGCTCAATTCCGGCTGGTGCATCTTTGATTGCCGTTTTGCGCTCAGTGATCCATCCGCCGGTGAGCGCGCGTATGCCGCCGGACACATTCCGGGTGCGCGCTATCTGCACCTGGATCGGGACCTGGCTTCCCCAGTGACGCCTGCGAGCGGGCGTCATCCCTTGCCCGATGCGGAGATTCTGGCAGCGAAACTTGCGGGTGCTGGCGTGGGGGCCGACACCCAGGTGGTGGCCTACGACGATGCGGCCGGAGCTTTTGCTGCGCGGCTCTGGTGGCTGTTGCGCTGGCTGGGTCATCCGCAAGTCGCGGTGCTTGACGGCGGCTGGGCCGAGTGGCTCAGGGAAGGTCGGCCGGTCAGTCACGAGCCACCGCCAGAGTCGGCACGGGGGAACTTCCGGGCCAGACCGGATGACCGTAAGTGGCTCAGTTCCGGGTCCGTGCTGCGACGCGTGCATGCCGGCATCGGCCGGCTGCTGGACGCGCGCGCCGCCGAGCGCTTTCGCGGTGAGCAGGAACCGATTGACGCAGTGGCCGGCCATGTACCGAGCGCCGTCAACCTGCCGTATTTGGGGAACATTTCGGGGAATGGACGATTCCAATCAGCCGAGACGCTACGTACGCGCTTCTTGGCGGCCTTCGCCGGCGCGGCATCCGGCGAGACAGTCTGTATGTGTGGTTCCGGCGTCACCGCCTGCCACAACCTGCTGGCCATGGAGGTGGCGGGACTGAGTGGCGGCAGGCTGTATGCGGGTTCCTGGAGTGAGTGGATTCGTGACCCATCACGACCGGTGGCGCGGGGTCCGTGGTGA
- the acnA gene encoding aconitate hydratase AcnA, with translation MKDSFKSRATLSVGGKNYEIFRLDALEKKYQVSRLPYSLKVLLEMLLRLEDGVSVKAADIEALASWDPKAEPSKEIAFTPARVLMQDFTGVPAVVDLAAMRDAMKNLGGNPEKINPLAPAELIIDHSVQVDFFASPDALARNAEMEFQRNQERYSFLKWGQQSFENFKVVPPDTGICHQVNLEYLSRVVFEREVNGKLQAYPDTLVGTDSHTTMVNGLGVLGWGVGGIEAEAAMLGQPSTMLIPQVVGVRLSGKLSEGATATDLVLTIAELLRKTGVVGKFVEYFGPGVPNLPLANRATLGNMSPEFGSTCAICPIDAETLSYLKLTGRSHERIQLVETYAKAQGLWHEPGEKPAEYSQIVELDLASIEPSIAGPKRPQDRIPLKTAKETVGKYAAKLAAERAQRLQDEARFEDEGGTVSQKAHPVITPGASAVSMDGNSFTLRDGAAVIAAITSCTNTSNPEVMIGAGLLARRARALGLKPQPWVKTSLAPGSKVVTDYLRKAGLLEDLAALGFALVGYGCTTCIGNSGPLRPEISQAIDAGDLSACAVLSGNRNFEGRIHPEVKMNFLASPPLVVAYAIAGSMIVDLAKDPLGTGKDGKAVYLKDIWPSQKEISDLIANNIESDMFTEVYDKVYAGDQHWNGMRVPEGEIYQWDEHSTYVRNPPYFDGMRMQPLTVADITGARVLALLGDSVTTDHISPAGSIKKNGPAGEYLIKHGVQPKDFNSYGSRRGNHEVMMRGTFANIRLRNLLAPGTEGGVTTYIPSGEVMSIYDASVKYQKDATPLLVIAGEEYGSGSSRDWAAKGTLLLGVKAVIARSFERIHRSNLIGMGVLPLQFHKGEDAKSLGLTGKEEYSIEGMDGANAREVTVKAKADDGKVTSFKVRVRLDTPKERDYYRNGGILQYVLRQLAA, from the coding sequence ATGAAAGACAGTTTCAAATCCCGCGCCACACTCAGTGTCGGCGGCAAGAACTACGAGATCTTCAGACTCGATGCCCTGGAAAAGAAGTATCAGGTTTCGCGCCTGCCCTACTCGCTGAAGGTGCTGCTGGAAATGCTGCTGCGCCTGGAAGACGGGGTGAGCGTCAAAGCCGCCGACATCGAGGCGCTGGCGTCGTGGGATCCCAAGGCCGAGCCCAGCAAGGAAATCGCGTTTACCCCGGCACGCGTGTTGATGCAGGACTTCACGGGTGTGCCCGCGGTAGTGGATCTGGCCGCGATGCGTGATGCCATGAAGAATCTCGGCGGCAACCCGGAAAAAATCAACCCGCTGGCGCCCGCCGAACTCATCATCGACCATTCGGTACAGGTAGATTTTTTCGCCAGCCCCGACGCGCTCGCGAGGAACGCCGAGATGGAATTCCAGCGCAATCAGGAGCGCTATTCATTCCTCAAGTGGGGCCAGCAATCCTTCGAAAACTTCAAGGTGGTCCCGCCCGACACTGGCATCTGCCACCAGGTCAATCTGGAATACCTGTCGCGCGTGGTGTTCGAGCGCGAGGTGAACGGCAAGCTGCAGGCCTACCCAGACACGCTGGTTGGCACGGATTCACATACCACCATGGTCAACGGCCTGGGCGTGCTCGGCTGGGGCGTAGGCGGCATCGAAGCGGAAGCCGCGATGCTCGGCCAGCCCTCGACCATGCTCATTCCGCAAGTCGTGGGCGTGCGGCTTTCCGGCAAATTGTCCGAAGGCGCCACCGCCACCGATCTGGTGCTCACGATCGCGGAACTGCTGCGCAAGACCGGCGTAGTGGGAAAATTCGTGGAATATTTCGGACCCGGCGTGCCCAATTTGCCGCTCGCCAACCGCGCGACGCTGGGCAACATGTCGCCGGAATTCGGCTCAACCTGCGCCATCTGCCCGATTGACGCCGAGACCTTGAGCTATCTCAAGCTCACCGGCCGCAGCCATGAACGCATCCAGCTGGTCGAAACCTACGCAAAAGCACAAGGGCTGTGGCACGAACCGGGAGAGAAACCCGCGGAGTACAGCCAGATTGTGGAGCTGGATCTCGCGAGCATCGAACCGAGTATCGCCGGCCCGAAGCGTCCCCAGGACCGCATCCCGCTGAAAACCGCCAAGGAGACCGTCGGCAAGTACGCGGCCAAGCTCGCCGCGGAACGCGCGCAGCGTCTACAGGATGAAGCGCGTTTCGAGGATGAAGGCGGGACCGTGTCGCAAAAAGCGCACCCCGTAATTACGCCCGGCGCGTCTGCCGTCAGCATGGACGGCAACAGCTTCACGCTGCGGGATGGCGCCGCCGTCATCGCCGCGATCACGAGTTGCACCAACACCTCGAATCCCGAAGTCATGATCGGAGCCGGCTTGCTGGCGCGCCGTGCACGTGCGCTCGGACTGAAACCCCAGCCCTGGGTCAAAACCAGCCTCGCACCCGGCTCCAAGGTCGTGACCGACTATCTGCGTAAAGCCGGGTTGCTCGAGGATCTCGCCGCGCTCGGGTTCGCGCTCGTGGGCTATGGCTGCACCACCTGCATCGGCAACTCGGGCCCGCTGCGTCCGGAAATCAGCCAGGCCATCGACGCGGGCGATTTGTCCGCCTGTGCGGTGCTGTCCGGCAACCGCAATTTCGAAGGGCGCATTCACCCGGAAGTCAAAATGAACTTCCTGGCATCGCCGCCCCTGGTAGTAGCCTACGCCATTGCCGGCAGCATGATCGTGGACCTGGCGAAGGATCCGCTCGGTACCGGCAAAGACGGCAAGGCCGTGTATCTCAAGGACATCTGGCCCAGCCAGAAGGAAATATCCGACCTGATTGCAAACAACATCGAGTCCGACATGTTCACCGAGGTGTACGACAAGGTCTACGCGGGCGACCAGCACTGGAATGGCATGCGCGTTCCCGAAGGCGAGATCTATCAATGGGACGAGCATTCCACCTATGTGCGCAACCCGCCCTACTTCGACGGCATGCGCATGCAGCCGCTAACGGTTGCCGATATCACGGGCGCACGCGTACTGGCGCTGCTCGGCGACTCGGTGACCACCGACCACATTTCACCCGCGGGCAGCATCAAGAAGAACGGACCGGCGGGCGAATATCTGATCAAACACGGCGTGCAGCCCAAAGACTTCAATTCCTACGGCTCGCGGCGCGGCAATCACGAAGTCATGATGCGCGGCACCTTCGCCAACATCCGCTTGCGCAATCTGCTGGCGCCTGGCACGGAAGGCGGCGTGACCACGTATATCCCGAGCGGTGAAGTCATGTCCATCTACGACGCCTCGGTGAAATACCAGAAGGACGCAACGCCGCTGCTGGTAATCGCCGGCGAGGAATATGGCAGCGGCTCTTCACGCGACTGGGCCGCCAAGGGCACCCTGCTGCTGGGTGTGAAGGCGGTAATCGCCAGGAGTTTCGAGCGTATTCATCGCTCCAACCTCATCGGCATGGGCGTGTTGCCGCTGCAATTCCACAAGGGCGAGGATGCCAAATCCCTGGGCCTGACGGGCAAGGAGGAATATTCCATCGAAGGCATGGATGGTGCCAACGCCAGGGAAGTTACCGTCAAGGCCAAGGCCGACGACGGCAAGGTCACGAGCTTCAAGGTACGCGTGCGCCTGGATACACCCAAGGAACGCGATTACTACCGCAACGGCGGCATCCTGCAATACGTGTTGCGTCAGCTGGCAGCGTAA
- the hflD gene encoding high frequency lysogenization protein HflD encodes MSRSLSDRVLALAGVVQASALVNDVATGAQQSDELALHATLGSIIKTETRDVPEVFGGLRGLGLGLRRLAALLGTHDQQSDLVVLRYTLSLMQLQAKVIRRRALRQVLEEGIRRAHGQFQHFGPLHPNVLASLADTYARSAGTIQPRIMVTGDAAQLQNPRIINLVRSLLLGGLRAAVLWRQCGGSRWMLLFTRAHLHREATRLLGERGRYA; translated from the coding sequence ATGAGCCGATCATTGTCGGACCGGGTGCTGGCACTGGCCGGCGTGGTCCAGGCCAGCGCGTTGGTGAACGACGTGGCCACCGGTGCGCAACAATCCGACGAACTGGCTTTGCACGCCACCCTCGGCAGCATCATCAAAACCGAAACCCGCGACGTGCCGGAGGTGTTTGGCGGCTTGCGCGGCCTGGGGCTCGGTCTGCGGCGCCTGGCGGCCTTGCTAGGAACGCACGATCAGCAAAGTGATCTGGTGGTACTGCGCTACACGCTCAGTCTGATGCAGTTGCAGGCCAAGGTGATACGCCGTCGCGCGCTGCGCCAGGTGCTGGAAGAAGGCATCCGCAGAGCCCACGGCCAATTCCAGCATTTCGGTCCACTGCACCCCAACGTGCTCGCCAGTCTCGCCGACACCTATGCGCGCAGCGCGGGCACCATTCAACCGCGCATCATGGTGACCGGAGACGCCGCGCAGCTCCAGAACCCGCGCATCATCAATCTGGTACGCAGTCTGCTGCTCGGCGGATTGCGTGCCGCGGTACTGTGGCGGCAATGCGGCGGTTCGCGCTGGATGCTGTTGTTCACGCGCGCGCATTTGCACCGGGAAGCCACGCGCCTGCTTGGCGAGCGCGGACGTTACGCCTGA
- the mnmA gene encoding tRNA 2-thiouridine(34) synthase MnmA codes for MNGSTGSRVLVGLSGGVDSAVAALLLKQQGHAVEGLFMDNWEDGEEQTYCTAAEDFQDARQVCDTLGIPLHKVNFAADYRERVFRLFLDEYAAGRTPNPDVVCNREIKFKVFLDYALRMGAESIATGHYARLTRDGQQARLLKARDAAKDQSYFLHAVPQTALARAQFPLGEMHKREVRALARAAGFANHAKPDSTGICFIGERRFAEFLAHYLPAQPGDIETPEGEIIGRHQGLMYYTLGQRRGLGIGGRQDAVDAAWYVAAKDRARNVLVVVQGPEHKALTQHWLVAEQLHWIAGTPPATEFDCSAKSRYRQPDQLCHVSLQDGTARVNFNEPQRALTPGQYVVLYRGEECLGGGAIRAVETTAFAGTRTRHAA; via the coding sequence ATGAATGGGAGCACTGGATCTCGCGTGCTGGTCGGCCTGTCCGGCGGTGTAGATTCCGCGGTCGCCGCCCTGCTGCTCAAACAGCAGGGCCATGCCGTGGAAGGTCTGTTCATGGACAACTGGGAGGACGGCGAGGAGCAGACCTACTGCACGGCCGCCGAGGACTTCCAGGACGCCCGCCAGGTATGCGACACGCTCGGTATCCCGCTGCACAAGGTCAATTTCGCGGCTGATTACCGCGAGCGCGTGTTCCGCCTGTTCCTTGACGAATACGCCGCCGGCCGCACACCCAATCCGGATGTAGTCTGCAACCGTGAGATCAAGTTCAAGGTGTTTCTGGACTACGCGCTGCGTATGGGCGCGGAGTCCATCGCCACCGGACATTACGCGCGCCTCACCCGCGACGGCCAGCAGGCACGGTTGCTGAAAGCCCGTGACGCCGCCAAGGACCAGAGTTATTTCCTGCACGCGGTGCCGCAGACGGCGCTGGCGCGCGCGCAGTTTCCACTCGGCGAGATGCACAAACGCGAAGTGCGCGCGCTGGCGCGCGCCGCGGGGTTCGCCAATCACGCCAAACCCGACAGCACCGGCATCTGCTTCATTGGTGAGCGCCGTTTTGCCGAGTTCCTGGCGCACTATTTGCCGGCACAACCGGGTGACATCGAAACGCCGGAAGGGGAAATCATCGGCCGGCATCAGGGACTCATGTACTACACGCTCGGCCAGCGCCGCGGCCTCGGCATCGGCGGCCGGCAGGATGCCGTCGATGCGGCCTGGTACGTGGCCGCCAAGGATCGAGCGCGCAACGTACTGGTGGTCGTACAGGGACCGGAGCACAAAGCACTCACGCAGCACTGGCTGGTGGCGGAACAACTCCACTGGATCGCGGGCACTCCCCCGGCGACAGAGTTCGACTGCAGCGCCAAGAGTCGTTACCGCCAGCCGGACCAACTCTGCCATGTAAGTTTGCAGGACGGCACGGCGCGCGTGAACTTCAACGAGCCGCAGCGGGCGCTGACGCCGGGCCAGTATGTCGTGCTTTACCGCGGTGAAGAGTGTCTGGGCGGCGGCGCGATTCGCGCCGTGGAAACGACAGCCTTTGCCGGCACACGTACGCGGCACGCCGCATGA